A window of the Microbacterium sp. LWH13-1.2 genome harbors these coding sequences:
- the leuS gene encoding leucine--tRNA ligase produces MSENLSTSPVDEETSSAHAIQAKWQKYWAENETFLTGGDDDKRPRRYVLAMFPYPSGDLHMGHAENYLYSDIVARFWRHRGHNVLNPIGWDSFGLPAENAAIRQGADPREWTYQNIAQQKQAFQNYGVSFDWSRVLHTSDPEYYRWNQWLFLKLHERGLAYRKKSAVNWCPNDQTVLANEQVVDGRCDRCGAEVVKKKLTQWYFKITDYADRLLDDLNQLEGFWPHKVLQMQRNWIGRSIGADVDFRIEGRDEPVTVFSTRPDTLHGATFFVVAPDSDLASELAKDAPVEVRERFEKYLGDVQKTTDVDRQATDRPKTGVFLERFAINPVNGEKLPVWAADYVLADYGHGAVMAVPAHDQRDLDFARAFDLPVKVVVDTTAPITGAMPVIEVDDEGVPIDTGAALDEQNPASTGIALTGEGRMINSGALNGLSKRNAIARAIEQLEASGTGRAAKNYRLRDWLISRQRFWGTPIPMLHAEDGRIIPVPEDQLPVKLPSVEGLDLKPKGSSPLGAAESWVRTVDAASGDPVLRDPDTMDTFVDSSWYFLRFLSPNSDTVAFDPAQAARWSPVDSYIGGVEHAILHLLYARFITKVLFDMGLIDFTEPFSNLINQGMVLLDGAKMSKSKGNLVLFEEELDAYGADALRVGLAFAGPVEDDKDWADVSTTGAQKFLARALRIAREVASSVDVVFAGGDAALRRATHKLLADAPALVEQTKFNVLVARLMELVNITRKTIDGAAGAADPAVREAAETVAVMLDLIAPHTAEEIWEILGHEPSVGLVTWRSADPALLVEDTVTAVVQVGGKVRAQLEVPARIGEAELEALARADERVIRSIGDREIVKVVVRAPKIVSIVVKG; encoded by the coding sequence TTGTCTGAGAACCTGTCCACCTCTCCCGTCGACGAGGAGACCTCCTCGGCGCACGCTATCCAGGCCAAGTGGCAGAAGTACTGGGCGGAGAACGAGACGTTCCTCACCGGCGGCGACGACGACAAGCGGCCGCGCCGCTACGTGCTGGCGATGTTCCCGTACCCCTCTGGGGACCTGCACATGGGGCACGCTGAGAACTACCTCTACTCCGACATCGTGGCCCGTTTCTGGCGCCACCGCGGGCACAACGTGCTCAACCCGATCGGGTGGGACTCCTTCGGTCTGCCGGCCGAGAACGCGGCGATCCGCCAGGGCGCCGACCCGCGCGAGTGGACGTACCAGAACATCGCCCAGCAGAAGCAGGCGTTCCAGAACTACGGCGTCTCGTTCGACTGGTCGCGCGTGCTGCACACGTCCGACCCCGAGTACTACCGCTGGAACCAGTGGCTGTTCCTGAAGCTGCACGAGCGCGGTCTGGCATATCGCAAGAAGAGCGCCGTCAACTGGTGCCCGAACGACCAGACGGTGCTCGCGAACGAGCAGGTCGTCGACGGACGCTGTGATCGCTGCGGCGCCGAGGTCGTGAAGAAGAAGCTCACCCAGTGGTACTTCAAGATCACGGACTACGCCGACCGGCTGCTCGATGACCTGAACCAGCTCGAGGGCTTCTGGCCGCACAAGGTGCTGCAGATGCAGCGCAACTGGATCGGCCGCTCGATCGGAGCCGACGTGGACTTCCGCATCGAAGGACGCGACGAGCCGGTCACGGTGTTCTCGACGCGTCCCGACACGCTGCACGGTGCGACGTTCTTCGTCGTGGCTCCGGACTCGGATCTCGCCAGCGAGCTCGCGAAGGACGCTCCTGTCGAGGTGCGCGAGCGATTCGAGAAGTACCTGGGCGATGTCCAGAAGACCACCGACGTCGACCGTCAGGCGACCGACCGCCCGAAGACCGGTGTCTTCCTCGAGCGATTCGCGATCAATCCGGTCAACGGCGAGAAGCTGCCCGTGTGGGCCGCGGACTACGTGCTCGCCGACTACGGTCACGGCGCGGTCATGGCCGTGCCCGCGCACGATCAGCGCGACCTCGACTTCGCCCGCGCCTTCGATCTGCCGGTCAAGGTCGTCGTCGACACGACGGCGCCGATCACCGGTGCGATGCCCGTCATCGAGGTCGACGATGAGGGCGTGCCGATCGACACGGGCGCCGCTCTCGACGAGCAGAACCCGGCGTCCACCGGCATCGCCCTGACGGGCGAGGGCCGGATGATCAACTCCGGCGCCCTGAACGGTCTGTCCAAGCGCAACGCGATCGCCCGTGCGATCGAGCAGCTCGAAGCCTCGGGAACGGGTCGTGCGGCGAAGAACTATCGCCTCCGCGACTGGCTGATCTCGCGCCAGCGCTTCTGGGGCACGCCCATCCCGATGCTGCATGCCGAGGATGGCCGCATCATCCCGGTGCCCGAGGACCAGCTGCCGGTGAAGCTGCCCAGTGTCGAGGGACTCGACCTGAAGCCCAAGGGCTCGTCGCCGCTGGGCGCAGCCGAGAGCTGGGTGCGCACGGTGGATGCCGCGAGCGGCGACCCCGTGCTGCGCGACCCCGACACCATGGACACGTTCGTGGACAGCTCGTGGTACTTCCTGCGCTTCCTCTCGCCGAACAGCGACACCGTGGCGTTCGACCCGGCTCAGGCGGCCCGCTGGTCGCCGGTCGACTCGTACATCGGCGGGGTCGAGCATGCGATCCTGCACCTGCTCTACGCGCGCTTCATCACCAAGGTCCTGTTCGACATGGGCCTGATCGACTTCACGGAGCCGTTCTCGAACCTGATCAACCAGGGGATGGTCCTCCTCGACGGCGCGAAGATGTCGAAGAGCAAGGGCAACCTGGTGCTGTTCGAGGAAGAGCTCGACGCGTACGGCGCTGACGCGCTGCGCGTGGGTCTCGCGTTCGCGGGTCCGGTGGAGGACGACAAGGACTGGGCCGACGTCTCGACGACCGGCGCGCAGAAGTTCCTCGCCCGCGCGCTGCGGATCGCGCGTGAGGTGGCGTCTTCCGTCGACGTGGTGTTCGCCGGAGGAGATGCAGCGCTCCGTCGTGCCACGCACAAGCTGCTCGCGGATGCACCGGCCCTCGTCGAGCAGACGAAGTTCAACGTGCTGGTCGCACGCCTGATGGAGCTGGTGAACATCACCCGCAAGACCATCGACGGCGCTGCGGGTGCCGCGGATCCGGCTGTCCGCGAGGCCGCCGAGACCGTCGCCGTGATGCTCGACCTGATCGCGCCGCACACCGCGGAGGAGATCTGGGAGATCCTCGGTCACGAGCCTTCCGTGGGCCTCGTCACCTGGCGTTCGGCCGACCCCGCTCTGCTCGTCGAAGACACCGTGACGGCTGTCGTGCAGGTGGGCGGCAAGGTCCGCGCCCAGCTCGAGGTGCCGGCGCGCATCGGCGAGGCCGAGCTCGAAGCACTGGCTCGCGCCGACGAGCGCGTGATCCGTTCGATCGGCGACCGCGAGATCGTCAAGGTGGTCGTGCGCGCCCCCAAGATCGTCAGCATCGTCGTCAAGGGCTGA
- a CDS encoding anthranilate synthase component I family protein translates to MPERLSTRVLTDRVDPAALFLALERAEPDVFWLDAGASASEGWSFIGTGQPSAFPDGVRLDASAGDGPALDGDGSRPPLRGGWVGWFDYESGARTAGAPVSESAQSAGGAWVRITRFAAFDHATGRVWACAAEDLDDWAAFVTQQRSVDAQGAAALAAEPRRVDARHTPDEYAALIERCRDLIRAGIAYQLCLTTRFTVPGEHDPVSVYRRLRSATPAHHGGFVRIGGRSLLSASPEQFLHAEGGVIRTRPIKGTRPRSDDPEQDAALAAELATDVKERAENVMIVDLMRNDLSQVCEPGSIRVDALWAVESYPAVHQLVSTVSGTAAVGTTAGALFAASFPAGSMTGAPKLSAMTHLYDLEGGPRGIYAGCFGYIGDDGSLDLAMVIRSIVIDAETAVIGAGGGITWRSVAASEVAEVATKARAPLAALGAEMPAAWASDILN, encoded by the coding sequence CCTCGCGCTCGAGCGGGCAGAGCCCGACGTGTTCTGGCTCGACGCCGGTGCCTCTGCATCCGAGGGGTGGAGCTTCATCGGAACGGGACAGCCGTCCGCTTTCCCCGACGGTGTTCGGCTGGATGCGTCTGCGGGGGACGGGCCTGCCCTCGACGGCGATGGCTCGCGCCCTCCGCTGCGAGGCGGCTGGGTCGGCTGGTTCGACTACGAGTCGGGGGCCCGAACCGCAGGGGCCCCGGTGTCCGAGTCCGCCCAGTCCGCAGGCGGCGCCTGGGTGCGCATCACCCGCTTCGCCGCGTTCGACCACGCGACAGGGCGCGTCTGGGCCTGCGCGGCCGAGGATCTGGACGACTGGGCGGCATTCGTCACGCAGCAGCGCTCCGTCGACGCGCAGGGCGCCGCCGCGCTCGCCGCGGAGCCGCGCCGAGTGGATGCCAGGCATACCCCTGACGAATACGCGGCCCTCATCGAACGGTGTCGCGACCTGATCCGAGCGGGGATCGCCTATCAGCTCTGTCTGACCACCCGGTTCACGGTCCCCGGGGAGCACGATCCCGTATCCGTCTACCGTCGGCTGAGATCCGCGACCCCCGCCCACCACGGGGGTTTCGTGCGGATCGGCGGACGCTCCCTGCTCAGCGCGAGCCCGGAGCAGTTCCTGCACGCCGAAGGCGGAGTCATCCGCACCCGTCCCATCAAGGGGACACGGCCGCGCAGCGACGACCCGGAGCAGGATGCCGCGCTCGCCGCGGAGCTCGCGACGGACGTCAAGGAGCGCGCCGAGAACGTCATGATCGTCGACCTCATGCGCAACGACCTCTCGCAGGTGTGTGAGCCGGGGTCGATCCGTGTAGACGCGCTGTGGGCGGTCGAGAGCTATCCGGCCGTGCATCAGCTCGTCAGCACGGTCAGCGGCACGGCGGCCGTCGGCACGACAGCGGGCGCCCTGTTCGCAGCGTCCTTCCCCGCGGGGAGCATGACCGGCGCCCCCAAGCTGTCGGCGATGACGCATCTGTACGACCTCGAGGGCGGCCCCCGAGGGATCTACGCCGGATGCTTCGGATACATCGGCGACGACGGCTCGCTCGACCTGGCGATGGTCATCCGCAGCATCGTCATCGACGCGGAGACTGCGGTGATCGGAGCGGGCGGCGGGATCACATGGCGGTCGGTCGCGGCATCCGAGGTCGCGGAGGTGGCGACGAAGGCGCGGGCACCCCTTGCGGCCCTCGGCGCGGAAATGCCTGCGGCCTGGGCTTCCGATATCCTGAACTGA